In one Parageobacillus genomosp. 1 genomic region, the following are encoded:
- the dnaK gene encoding molecular chaperone DnaK encodes MSKIIGIDLGTTNSCVAVLEGGEPKVIPNPEGNRTTPSVVAFKNGERLVGEVAKRQAITNPNTVISIKRHMGTDYKVEIEGKKYTPQEISAIILQYLKSYAEDYLGEPVTRAVITVPAYFNDAQRQATKDAGRIAGLEVERIINEPTAAALAYGLDKEEDQTILVYDLGGGTFDVSILELGDGVFEVKATAGDNHLGGDDFDQVIIDYLVDQFKQEHGIDLSKDKMALQRLKDAAEKAKKELSGVTQTQISLPFISANENGPLHLETTLTRAKFEELSAHLVERTMGPVRQALQDAGLTPADIDKIILVGGSTRIPAVQEAIKRELGKEPHKGVNPDEVVAIGAAIQGGVIAGEVKDVVLLDVTPLSLGIETMGGVFTKLIERNTTIPTSKSQIFTTAADNQTTVDIHVLQGERPMAADNKTLGRFQLTDIPPAPRGVPQIEVTFDIDANGIVHVRAKDLGTNKEQSITIKSSSGLSEEEIQRMIKEAEENAEADRKRKEAAELRNEADQLIFTTEKTLKEVEGKVDEAEVKKAREAKDALKAALEKNDLDEIRKKKEALQEAVQQLSIKLYEQAAKQAQNQQAGADGATKKDDNIVDAEFEEVKDDK; translated from the coding sequence ATGAGCAAAATTATCGGTATTGACTTAGGAACAACCAACTCCTGCGTTGCCGTATTAGAAGGCGGCGAGCCGAAAGTCATTCCAAATCCGGAAGGAAACCGCACTACTCCTTCTGTTGTGGCGTTTAAAAACGGAGAGCGCTTAGTTGGCGAAGTAGCGAAACGGCAGGCAATTACGAACCCAAATACCGTCATCTCCATTAAACGCCATATGGGAACGGACTATAAAGTAGAAATCGAAGGCAAAAAATATACTCCGCAAGAAATTTCGGCAATTATTTTGCAATATTTAAAATCGTATGCGGAAGATTATTTGGGAGAACCGGTGACAAGAGCAGTCATTACCGTTCCGGCTTACTTTAACGATGCACAACGTCAAGCGACGAAAGATGCCGGACGTATTGCTGGTTTGGAAGTAGAACGCATTATTAACGAGCCGACGGCTGCTGCGCTTGCGTACGGTTTGGATAAAGAAGAAGATCAAACGATCCTTGTTTACGACTTAGGGGGCGGTACGTTTGACGTATCGATTCTCGAACTTGGGGACGGCGTGTTTGAAGTAAAAGCGACGGCCGGTGATAACCATCTTGGCGGGGACGACTTTGACCAAGTGATTATTGATTATTTAGTCGACCAATTTAAGCAGGAGCACGGCATCGATTTATCCAAAGATAAAATGGCACTGCAACGGTTGAAAGACGCTGCGGAAAAAGCGAAAAAAGAGCTTTCCGGCGTTACGCAAACGCAAATTTCCTTGCCGTTTATCAGCGCTAATGAAAACGGTCCGCTTCATTTAGAAACGACATTAACAAGAGCAAAATTTGAAGAGCTGTCCGCCCATCTTGTCGAACGTACGATGGGGCCAGTCCGCCAAGCGCTGCAAGATGCGGGCTTGACACCGGCGGACATTGACAAAATCATTCTTGTCGGCGGTTCTACGCGCATTCCGGCCGTACAGGAAGCAATTAAACGCGAACTTGGCAAAGAGCCGCATAAAGGGGTCAACCCGGACGAAGTGGTCGCAATCGGCGCGGCGATTCAAGGCGGTGTGATCGCTGGCGAAGTGAAAGACGTTGTTCTTCTTGACGTCACTCCGCTGTCGCTTGGAATTGAAACGATGGGCGGCGTATTTACGAAATTAATTGAACGCAATACGACGATCCCGACAAGCAAATCGCAAATTTTCACGACAGCCGCAGATAACCAGACAACGGTCGACATTCACGTGTTGCAAGGGGAGCGCCCAATGGCTGCCGATAACAAAACGCTTGGCCGTTTCCAATTGACGGATATTCCGCCGGCACCGCGTGGCGTACCGCAAATTGAGGTAACGTTTGATATCGACGCCAACGGCATTGTCCATGTCCGCGCCAAAGATTTAGGCACGAACAAAGAGCAATCGATTACCATTAAATCGTCATCCGGTCTTTCCGAAGAAGAAATTCAGCGCATGATTAAAGAGGCGGAAGAAAACGCCGAAGCGGACAGAAAGCGGAAAGAAGCGGCCGAACTGCGCAACGAAGCCGACCAATTAATATTTACGACGGAAAAAACGTTAAAAGAAGTGGAAGGAAAAGTAGACGAAGCAGAAGTGAAAAAAGCGCGTGAAGCAAAAGACGCGCTGAAAGCGGCGCTCGAGAAAAACGATCTCGATGAAATCCGCAAAAAGAAAGAAGCGCTGCAAGAAGCGGTGCAGCAACTATCGATTAAGCTATACGAACAAGCGGCTAAGCAAGCGCAAAATCAGCAAGCGGGAGCTGACGGCGCGACGAAGAAAGATGATAATATAGTTGATGCAGAATTCGAAGAAGTAAAAGATGATAAATAA
- the grpE gene encoding nucleotide exchange factor GrpE, whose protein sequence is MEQEQKATQEQATYEEWTAPEPQEEKAEERGGNEPQEENAENLQQENTQAQQEALEEQPKAEQEQNDELAAANAKIAELEAKIKEMENRYLRLYADFENFRRRTRQEMEAAEKYRAQSLVSDLLPALDNFERALKIETENEQAKSILQGMEMVYRSVLDALKKEGVEAIEAVGKPFDPHLHQAVMQVEDSNYEPNTVVEEFQKGYKLKDRVIRPAMVKVSQ, encoded by the coding sequence ATGGAACAAGAACAAAAAGCAACTCAAGAGCAAGCTACATATGAAGAGTGGACAGCACCAGAGCCGCAAGAGGAGAAAGCAGAAGAGCGCGGCGGAAATGAACCGCAGGAAGAAAATGCGGAAAACTTGCAGCAGGAAAATACGCAAGCGCAACAAGAAGCGCTTGAAGAACAGCCAAAAGCGGAGCAAGAACAAAACGATGAGCTGGCGGCTGCAAACGCGAAAATTGCCGAACTCGAAGCGAAGATAAAAGAAATGGAAAACCGCTATCTTCGTTTATATGCCGATTTTGAAAACTTCCGTCGCCGCACACGTCAGGAAATGGAAGCAGCAGAAAAGTACCGCGCCCAAAGTTTAGTGAGCGATCTATTGCCAGCTTTGGACAACTTTGAGCGCGCGTTAAAAATAGAGACGGAAAACGAACAGGCGAAATCGATTTTACAAGGAATGGAAATGGTCTACCGTTCCGTATTAGACGCCTTAAAAAAAGAAGGAGTCGAGGCGATCGAAGCGGTTGGCAAACCATTCGATCCGCATTTGCATCAAGCGGTGATGCAAGTAGAAGACAGCAACTATGAACCGAACACGGTCGTGGAAGAATTTCAAAAAGGCTATAAACTGAAAGACCGTGTCATTCGCCCAGCAATGGTGAAAGTAAGTCAGTGA
- the hrcA gene encoding heat-inducible transcriptional repressor HrcA produces the protein MLTERQLLILQVIIDDFIRSGQPVGSRTLSKKHEIALSSATIRNEMADLEELGYIEKTHVSSGRVPSEKGYRYYVDHLLSPQRLTKDDIQKIKSIFAERIYELEKVVQKSAQILSDLTNYTSIALGPAVKENKLKRIQIIPLNQQTAVAIIVTDTGHVENHVITVPASVNPSDLEKMVNIFNERLIGVPLVDLKDKIYKEVADVLRKHIRNYDSMLQTIVETLDIPQEEKMFFAGKTNMLNQPEFNDIQKIRPLMKMIEQEKDFYRLLRKHNRKGIQVTIGRENQLSEMENCSLITATYSIGDEQLGTIAILGPTRMEYSRVITILNRVASDLSIALTKWYQNG, from the coding sequence GTGTTAACAGAGCGCCAATTGCTTATTTTGCAAGTGATTATTGATGATTTTATCCGCTCCGGGCAGCCTGTTGGGTCGCGGACGTTATCGAAAAAACATGAAATTGCACTAAGTTCGGCGACGATCCGCAACGAAATGGCAGATTTAGAGGAGCTTGGATATATTGAAAAAACGCATGTATCCTCCGGCAGGGTGCCATCGGAAAAAGGATACCGCTATTACGTCGATCATTTGTTATCGCCGCAGCGTTTGACGAAAGACGATATTCAAAAAATCAAATCCATTTTTGCCGAGCGAATTTACGAATTGGAGAAAGTAGTACAAAAATCGGCGCAAATTTTGTCCGATTTGACGAATTATACGTCGATAGCCCTTGGGCCGGCGGTGAAAGAAAACAAATTAAAACGAATCCAAATCATTCCATTGAATCAGCAAACCGCTGTGGCGATTATTGTTACCGACACAGGACATGTAGAAAACCATGTCATTACCGTTCCTGCGTCAGTGAATCCATCGGATCTAGAAAAAATGGTGAATATTTTCAATGAACGGCTTATTGGTGTCCCGCTGGTCGATTTGAAGGATAAAATTTATAAAGAAGTGGCCGATGTGCTGCGCAAGCATATTCGCAACTACGATAGCATGTTGCAAACGATTGTCGAAACGCTGGACATCCCGCAGGAAGAAAAAATGTTTTTTGCCGGGAAAACGAATATGCTTAACCAGCCGGAGTTTAACGACATTCAAAAAATTCGTCCGCTCATGAAAATGATTGAGCAGGAGAAAGATTTTTACCGTTTGTTGCGCAAACATAACCGAAAAGGTATTCAAGTGACGATCGGCCGTGAAAATCAATTGAGCGAAATGGAAAACTGCAGCCTAATAACAGCGACGTATTCGATCGGCGATGAGCAGCTGGGGACCATTGCAATTCTTGGACCGACACGAATGGAGTATTCACGCGTCATTACCATTTTAAACAGGGTGGCTTCCGATTTATCCATCGCGTTGACGAAATGGTATCAAAATGGTTAG
- the hemW gene encoding radical SAM family heme chaperone HemW — protein MVKSAYFHIPFCAQICYYCDFNKVFFQGQPVDEYLQAMAQEMKKTVEAFPPERLDTLFVGGGTPTVLEMKQLDFFLESIYKHFRFSKGEVEFTFEANPNELSKEKLQLLKDAGVNRLSFGVQTFHDSLLKAIGRTHCYDDVMRTISLAKEVGFDNISIDLMYGLPNQTLQQFQADLDIAFSLDIQHISAYSLIIEPKTIFYNLWRKGTLPLPSEEEEAEMYEEAMRQMELHGYQQYEISNYARPGFQSRHNLTYWNNEEYYGIGAGAHSYVNGVRRVNIGPIKQYIAKVRETGLPYREIHQVTWMEQMEEEMFLGLRKTEGVSKQCFFEKFGRDVHDVFGAAIRAEQQKGLLEETATHVRLTRRGRLLGNEVFQAFLTGM, from the coding sequence TTGGTGAAATCCGCGTATTTCCACATACCGTTTTGTGCGCAAATCTGCTACTATTGCGATTTTAATAAAGTGTTTTTCCAAGGACAGCCGGTGGATGAATATTTGCAAGCGATGGCACAAGAAATGAAAAAAACGGTGGAAGCCTTCCCGCCTGAGCGGCTTGATACTTTGTTTGTCGGCGGCGGAACTCCGACTGTTTTAGAAATGAAGCAGCTTGATTTTTTTCTGGAAAGCATTTATAAACACTTTCGTTTTTCCAAAGGCGAAGTGGAATTTACGTTTGAAGCGAATCCAAATGAACTTTCAAAGGAAAAGCTACAATTATTAAAAGACGCGGGAGTCAATCGCCTAAGTTTCGGAGTACAAACGTTTCATGATTCCTTATTAAAGGCAATAGGGCGGACACATTGCTATGACGATGTCATGCGCACGATTTCATTAGCGAAAGAAGTCGGCTTTGACAATATTAGCATTGATTTAATGTATGGCTTGCCCAACCAGACGCTGCAGCAGTTCCAGGCGGACTTGGACATTGCTTTTTCCCTTGATATTCAGCACATTTCCGCTTATTCCCTCATCATTGAACCGAAAACGATTTTTTACAATTTATGGAGAAAAGGAACGCTCCCGCTGCCGAGCGAAGAGGAAGAAGCGGAAATGTATGAGGAAGCGATGCGGCAGATGGAACTTCACGGATATCAGCAATATGAAATTAGCAACTATGCGCGTCCTGGCTTTCAAAGCCGCCATAATTTAACGTATTGGAACAATGAAGAATATTACGGCATCGGTGCAGGAGCCCACAGCTATGTGAACGGCGTTCGCCGCGTCAATATCGGCCCGATTAAACAATACATCGCCAAAGTACGGGAAACGGGTCTGCCGTATCGCGAAATTCATCAGGTCACATGGATGGAGCAAATGGAAGAAGAAATGTTTTTGGGGCTAAGAAAAACAGAAGGAGTATCCAAACAGTGCTTTTTTGAAAAGTTTGGAAGAGACGTGCATGATGTGTTTGGGGCAGCCATTCGTGCCGAACAGCAAAAGGGGCTGCTTGAGGAAACAGCTACGCACGTGCGCCTGACACGCCGCGGCCGACTCCTTGGCAACGAGGTGTTTCAAGCGTTTCTCACCGGAATGTAA
- the lepA gene encoding translation elongation factor 4 — protein sequence MNREERLKRRERIRNFSIIAHIDHGKSTLADRILEKTGALSEREMREQMLDSMDLERERGITIKLNAVQLKYKAKDGEEYIFHLIDTPGHVDFTYEVSRSLAACEGAILVVDAAQGIEAQTLANVYLAIDNNLEILPVINKIDLPSAEPERVRQEIEEVIGLDASDAVLASAKVGIGIEEILEKIVEKVPAPSGDPDAPLKALIFDSLYDSYRGVVAYIRVVDGTVKPGQRIKMMSTGKEFEVVEVGVFTPKPKQVDELTVGDVGYLTASIKNVSDTRVGDTITDAENPASEPLPGYRKLNPMVFCGMYPIDTARYNDLREALEKLQLNDAALHFEPETSQALGFGFRCGFLGLLHMEIIQERIEREFNIDLITTAPSVVYKVYLTDGTEVQVDNPSNMPEPQKIDRVEEPYVKATIMVPNDYVGPVMELCQAKRGIFVDMQYLDEKRVTLIYDIPLSEIVYDFFDTLKSSTKGYASFDYELIGYKPSKLVKMDILLNGEKIDALSFIVHRDAAYERGKVIVEKLKDLIPRQQFEVPVQAAIGNKIIARSTIKALRKNVLAKCYGGDVSRKRKLLEKQKEGKKRMKQIGSVEVPQEAFMAVLKIDDNKK from the coding sequence ATGAATCGGGAAGAAAGATTAAAACGGCGCGAGCGGATTCGCAATTTTTCCATTATTGCTCATATCGACCATGGAAAGTCGACGCTAGCAGACCGCATTTTAGAAAAAACAGGTGCGCTTTCCGAACGGGAAATGCGAGAGCAAATGCTAGATTCGATGGATTTGGAGCGGGAGCGCGGCATTACTATTAAACTAAACGCGGTTCAGTTAAAGTATAAAGCAAAAGATGGAGAAGAATATATTTTCCATTTAATCGATACGCCTGGCCATGTCGATTTTACGTATGAAGTGTCGCGGAGCCTTGCCGCCTGCGAAGGGGCGATTCTTGTCGTCGATGCGGCCCAAGGCATTGAGGCACAGACGCTGGCCAATGTCTATTTGGCGATCGATAATAATTTAGAAATTTTGCCGGTCATTAATAAAATCGATCTGCCAAGTGCCGAACCGGAACGCGTCCGCCAGGAGATTGAAGAAGTGATCGGGCTTGACGCATCGGATGCGGTGCTGGCTTCGGCTAAAGTCGGCATTGGCATTGAGGAAATTTTAGAAAAAATTGTTGAGAAAGTTCCAGCGCCATCCGGCGATCCGGACGCACCATTAAAGGCGCTTATTTTTGATTCGCTGTATGACTCTTATCGCGGCGTTGTCGCCTATATTCGCGTCGTCGACGGAACGGTAAAGCCGGGGCAGCGAATTAAAATGATGTCCACTGGCAAGGAGTTTGAGGTCGTCGAAGTCGGTGTGTTTACGCCAAAGCCGAAGCAAGTCGATGAATTAACGGTCGGCGATGTCGGCTATTTAACGGCTTCCATTAAAAATGTAAGCGACACGCGCGTCGGCGATACGATTACCGATGCGGAAAACCCGGCTTCCGAGCCGCTGCCAGGATACCGCAAGCTAAACCCAATGGTCTTTTGCGGCATGTATCCGATCGATACGGCCCGCTATAACGATTTGCGCGAAGCGTTAGAAAAGCTGCAATTGAATGATGCGGCACTCCATTTTGAGCCGGAAACATCGCAAGCGCTCGGGTTCGGCTTCCGCTGCGGCTTCCTTGGGTTACTGCATATGGAAATTATTCAAGAGCGCATTGAACGTGAGTTTAATATTGATTTAATCACAACAGCACCTAGCGTGGTCTACAAAGTATACTTAACAGACGGGACGGAAGTACAAGTCGATAATCCGTCCAATATGCCGGAGCCGCAAAAAATTGACCGTGTTGAGGAGCCATACGTCAAAGCGACGATTATGGTGCCGAATGATTATGTGGGGCCGGTGATGGAGCTATGCCAAGCGAAACGCGGCATCTTTGTTGATATGCAATATTTAGATGAAAAACGCGTCACTTTAATTTATGACATTCCATTGTCGGAAATTGTGTATGACTTCTTTGATACCCTCAAATCGAGCACAAAAGGATACGCATCGTTTGATTATGAACTGATTGGCTATAAGCCGTCGAAATTGGTGAAAATGGATATTCTTTTAAACGGTGAAAAAATTGATGCGCTATCGTTCATTGTTCATCGCGATGCCGCGTACGAGCGGGGGAAAGTGATTGTCGAAAAATTAAAAGACTTAATCCCGCGTCAGCAGTTTGAAGTGCCGGTGCAAGCGGCCATCGGCAATAAAATTATCGCCCGTTCGACCATTAAAGCGCTGCGAAAAAATGTGTTAGCGAAATGTTACGGTGGGGACGTATCACGGAAGCGCAAACTGTTGGAAAAACAAAAAGAAGGGAAAAAACGGATGAAGCAAATCGGTTCGGTCGAAGTTCCGCAAGAAGCGTTTATGGCCGTCTTAAAAATCGATGATAATAAAAAATAA
- a CDS encoding DUF3679 domain-containing protein — MAKFIVQFCFAVLLLFFGVLLGMQQANEGMQKMRGYEDTSLPSVLHLSKSQSGEIEASVFGKKVKVDDLEEKKEKIENIKTFNLFSELGKQFANAIETLMEQLLSFLAKLFEK, encoded by the coding sequence ATGGCCAAATTTATCGTTCAATTTTGCTTTGCCGTATTGCTCCTCTTTTTTGGCGTATTGCTCGGCATGCAGCAGGCAAATGAAGGAATGCAAAAGATGAGAGGATATGAGGACACGTCACTGCCGTCCGTACTCCATCTTTCCAAAAGCCAAAGCGGAGAAATCGAGGCATCTGTATTTGGAAAAAAAGTGAAAGTAGATGATCTTGAGGAGAAAAAAGAAAAAATCGAAAATATAAAAACGTTCAACCTCTTTTCCGAGCTTGGCAAACAATTTGCCAACGCAATCGAGACGTTGATGGAACAGCTGCTTTCGTTTTTGGCAAAACTGTTCGAGAAGTGA
- the spoIIP gene encoding stage II sporulation protein P: protein MKKWRSPHVIVAVPGASLKKIMILAVLGCMMVFTLVGAITSLKPEYRISSSSVNYVTNQFPNETFVRLFGFENHYFSQMLPEERQKVNYSAMLFRMATSVNPDDPRSLLGSELPGFALYDSKIIVAGEGTDYTNMPYESAPPLEVMLAERQASLESLEESDKQHEEKQVPPPSQTTGGRKVVYIYFTHTRESYLPALKGVTDPDLAFHRTVNVTKVGEKLAEELKKRGIGAEVSTTDIVAELQKKGMKYYQAYDMSRKFVVEAMSHDRDLQYFIDIHRDSRRRKYTTVTINGVDYARVAFIIGGENAKYEKNLQLAAQLHHLLQKKYPGLSRGVIEKMGAGTNGKFNQDLSENAILIEIGGVDNTFEELFRSASALADVFSEYYWQAQKVQAPAPAEKQ from the coding sequence ATGAAAAAGTGGCGTTCTCCGCACGTGATCGTTGCCGTTCCAGGCGCTAGCCTAAAAAAAATCATGATTTTAGCGGTATTGGGCTGCATGATGGTATTTACGCTGGTAGGAGCGATTACATCATTAAAACCCGAATACCGCATTTCTTCTTCGTCCGTGAACTACGTAACGAATCAGTTTCCAAATGAGACCTTTGTCCGCTTATTTGGTTTTGAAAACCATTATTTTTCGCAAATGCTGCCAGAGGAGCGGCAAAAAGTGAATTATTCCGCAATGCTGTTTCGCATGGCAACCAGCGTGAATCCGGACGATCCCCGCAGCTTGCTTGGCAGCGAGCTTCCGGGATTTGCTTTATATGACAGCAAAATTATCGTTGCGGGAGAGGGGACGGACTACACCAACATGCCGTACGAATCCGCTCCGCCGCTTGAGGTAATGCTTGCAGAACGGCAAGCTTCTTTAGAGAGTCTGGAAGAATCAGACAAACAGCATGAAGAAAAACAAGTTCCCCCGCCGTCTCAAACGACAGGGGGAAGAAAAGTCGTATATATTTACTTTACGCATACACGTGAATCATACTTGCCTGCTTTAAAAGGAGTTACTGATCCTGATTTAGCGTTCCATCGTACGGTGAATGTCACGAAAGTGGGAGAAAAACTGGCGGAAGAATTGAAAAAACGAGGAATTGGTGCGGAAGTAAGTACGACTGATATTGTAGCAGAGCTGCAGAAAAAAGGCATGAAATATTACCAAGCATATGATATGTCAAGAAAATTTGTTGTCGAAGCGATGAGCCATGATCGTGATTTGCAATATTTTATCGATATCCATCGCGATTCGCGCAGACGAAAATACACCACTGTCACGATTAATGGCGTCGATTATGCCCGCGTTGCCTTTATTATCGGCGGCGAAAACGCGAAATACGAAAAAAATTTGCAGCTTGCTGCGCAATTACACCATTTACTGCAAAAAAAATATCCGGGACTTAGCCGAGGTGTGATTGAGAAAATGGGGGCGGGAACAAACGGAAAGTTTAATCAAGATTTATCGGAAAATGCAATTTTAATTGAAATCGGTGGAGTGGACAATACATTTGAAGAACTGTTTCGGTCTGCATCCGCGCTTGCTGATGTGTTTAGCGAATATTATTGGCAGGCGCAAAAAGTTCAGGCACCCGCACCGGCGGAAAAACAATAA
- the gpr gene encoding GPR endopeptidase: MDQSVDLSMYSVRTDLAIEAHEIAVEERLQQKKESASPIEGVMIHDREIDGVKLSYVQVTEAGAKSIGKKPGNYVTIEAQGIREHNTELQRKVQEIFAKELSQFLQRLNIGKEASCLVVGLGNSNVTPDALGPLTVENLLITRHLFQLQPESVEEGFRPVSAIAPGVMGTTGIETSDIIDGIVQKIKPDFIIVIDALASRSIERVNATIQISDTGIHPGSGVGNKRKELSKETLGIPVISIGVPTVVDAVSITSDTIDFILKHFGREIREGKRPSSALAPGGWTFGKKKALTEDDMPSPEQRSTFLGMIGTLEEEEKRRLIYEVLAPLGHNLMVTPKEVDMFIGDMANLLASGLNAALHEQVDQHNTGSYTH; encoded by the coding sequence ATGGATCAGTCAGTGGATTTAAGCATGTATTCGGTGCGGACAGATTTAGCGATCGAAGCTCATGAAATTGCCGTCGAGGAACGCCTGCAACAGAAAAAAGAAAGCGCCTCACCGATTGAAGGCGTCATGATTCACGACCGCGAAATAGATGGAGTTAAGTTGTCGTATGTACAAGTAACAGAAGCAGGAGCGAAATCGATTGGAAAAAAGCCGGGAAATTATGTAACGATTGAAGCGCAAGGCATTCGCGAGCATAATACGGAACTGCAGCGCAAAGTGCAAGAAATATTCGCCAAGGAGTTAAGCCAATTTTTGCAGCGATTGAACATTGGCAAAGAAGCGAGCTGCCTTGTTGTCGGACTGGGCAATTCCAATGTGACCCCGGATGCGTTGGGGCCGTTGACGGTGGAAAATTTGCTGATTACAAGACATTTGTTTCAGCTTCAGCCGGAAAGCGTGGAAGAAGGATTTCGTCCGGTAAGCGCAATTGCTCCGGGGGTAATGGGGACAACAGGGATTGAAACGAGCGATATTATTGATGGGATTGTCCAAAAAATAAAGCCGGATTTTATTATTGTGATTGATGCTTTAGCGTCCCGTTCGATTGAACGTGTCAACGCAACGATTCAAATTTCTGACACAGGAATTCACCCAGGCTCAGGGGTAGGGAATAAACGAAAGGAATTAAGTAAAGAAACGTTAGGAATCCCTGTTATTTCCATTGGGGTGCCAACCGTGGTCGATGCGGTATCGATTACAAGTGATACGATTGATTTTATTTTGAAGCATTTTGGCAGGGAAATACGTGAAGGAAAACGGCCGTCTAGCGCTCTTGCCCCAGGGGGATGGACATTTGGCAAGAAAAAGGCGCTCACAGAGGATGATATGCCGTCGCCAGAGCAGCGTTCGACATTTCTTGGCATGATTGGCACGCTTGAGGAAGAGGAAAAGCGCCGCTTGATTTATGAAGTGCTTGCTCCGCTTGGCCATAATTTAATGGTGACGCCAAAAGAAGTCGATATGTTTATCGGCGACATGGCCAATTTATTAGCAAGCGGGCTTAATGCCGCATTGCATGAGCAAGTCGATCAGCATAATACCGGTTCCTATACCCATTAA
- the rpsT gene encoding 30S ribosomal protein S20, giving the protein MANIKSAIKRAKTSEKRRAHNASMKSAMRTAIKKFEALVELKDVEKAQEAFVIASKKLDKAVSKGLIHKNTASRQKSRLAKKLNSIIAS; this is encoded by the coding sequence TTGGCAAATATTAAATCGGCCATTAAACGTGCAAAAACAAGTGAAAAGCGCCGTGCTCACAACGCTTCGATGAAATCGGCAATGCGTACAGCGATCAAAAAATTTGAGGCGTTGGTTGAATTAAAAGATGTAGAAAAAGCCCAAGAAGCATTCGTTATTGCTTCCAAAAAGCTAGACAAAGCGGTAAGCAAAGGCCTCATTCATAAAAATACAGCTAGCCGGCAAAAATCCCGTCTAGCGAAAAAGCTAAACAGCATTATCGCATCGTAA